CAACATCATTTCCTTTTTTGTCTAACGGCTTAACTGAACCTAGAGAAACCGATGAATCTTGGTTAAACAGTGGAATAAGCGGATACAAATAATCGCCCCACTCTTCAATAGACCAGCTCTTAAGGCTACTTTCCATGAAATAGGGCAACGTTGCATCGGCAAACTGTTCAACTTCTTGTAACCCCACTGTTCCTGCCGTACCTTTCAAATTATGCAAAAAACGATAAATGTCCTTCTCGTTAACTTCCGACAGTTCCGACCATTCCTGGAGGGTTTGTTTGGTCCGCTCTTCAACCATATTTTTATATTTTTGTGTAGTCATATTTACTCCTTCAGAGTATCGTATCAATCTCTCACTTCATCATATTTTTCATATACTGTCAATCGAATTTTCTTTAAATTCATAGGACTTTATATAAAAATGATCAAACGGACAAAAAACCTTTGGTTGAAGCTTGCTTCAGCATTTGTAATAATGATTGGAATGGTTCATTCCGTTTACACGGCGTAATCACCATATACAAAGGGAGGCTGTATTTATGAAGGGGATTATTACTGTATTAGGAAAAGACAAAGTAGGGATTATTGCCAAGGTATGTACATATCTTGCCGAGCACAATTTGAACATTCTGGATATTTCTCAGACGATTGTACAAGATTATTTTAACATGATGATGATTGTAGACATTTCTGGCGCGACTAAAGCATTTGAGGATATTGTTGAAGATTTACATTTGATCGGAGAAGCGATCGGCGTGGAAATCAAGCTTCAGCATGAGGATATTTTTAATATTATGCACCGCATTTAGGAGGATGACCATGATATCACTGGTGGAAGTACAAGAAACGAATAAGATGATCCGTGAAATGAATCTGGATGTACGTACTATAACGATGGGGATCAGCCTCATGGATTGTGCACATACAGATATGAGAACTTTTAACCAAAACGTATACGACAAAATCACTAGATCCGCCGAGAAGCTCGTCAAAACAGGTGAAGATCTGGAAAGACAATTCGGTGTACCCATTGTTAATAAACGGATTTCTGTGACTCCTATTGCTATTGCTGCTGGCGCCGTAAAGACGGATACGTATGTGCCTGTAGCGGAAATTTTGGACAAGGCTGCCAAAGAAGTCGGCGTTAACTTTATTGGCGGCTTCTCTGCGCTTGTGCAAAAAGGGTGCACCAAAGGTGATCGTATTCTAATCGACAGTATCCCAGAAGCACTTGCAGTCACTGAAAGAGTTTGTTCTTCCGTCAACGTCGGCTCCTCCAGAAGTGGAATCAATATGGATGCTGTGAAATTAATGGGTGATATCATTATTCAAACTGCAGAACGCACCAAGGATCGGGATTCCATCGGCTGTGCTAAGCTGGTTGTCTTCTGTAATGCTGTCGAGGACAATCCTTTTATGGCTGGAGCCTTTCATGGGGTCGGTGAACGGGAATGTGTCATCAACGTTGGCGTCAGTGGCCCGGGTGTAATCAAGCGTGCATTAGAGGAAGTAAAAGGTCAGGACTTCGAAACCCTGTGTGAAACGATCAAACGAACTGCGTTTAAAGTTACGCGTGTGGGACAACTAGTTGCGCAGGAAGCATCGAAACGGATGAACGTGCCTTTTGGGATTATCGATTTATCTCTGGCTCCAACACCAGAAATTGGGGATTCCATTGCGGAGATCTTTCAAGTCATGGGTCTGGAAGAAGCTGGCGCACCAGGAACAACAGCAGCTCTGGCGATTCTAAATGACAATGTTAAAAAAGGTGGCGTGATGGCCTCCTCCTATGTTGGCGGACTCAGTGGAGCCTTTATTCCAGTTAGTGAAGATCACGGAATGATTCAAGCCGTACAACGTGGTGCTCTTACACTTGAGAAGCTAGAAGCCATGACCTGTGTATGTTCTGTGGGACTGGACATGATTGCTATTCCGGGAAGTACCACCAAAGAGACGATCTCTGGCATCATCGCCGATGAAGCTGCTATCGGAATGGTCAACAACAAAACAACCGCTGTTCGCGTCATTCCTGTCATTGGTAAGGATGTAGGCGAAATTGTAGAATTTGGCGGCCTACTTGGATATGCGCCTGTCATGGCTGTTAACGGCTTCAATTGTGCCAACTTTATCAACCGAGGCGGACGAATTCCTGCTCCAATTCACAGCTTTAAGAACTAATAGAAACCTCAAACAGCAAGTCCCTATTTGTACCTAGGCGACTTGCTGTTTTTTTATTGTTCAGAGCTTGAAGATGTTAATGTTATCAGATTTAAGCTCTCTGGATCCCAATATTAGGTGTTCCCCCGGTCAAATCGATAAATAATACATAGTCATTTCCATCCGTGCCCTTCAGCACGAGTCCTGTCTGACTTGAAACTCCCACAGCGAAATATCTGACTTGCTGAAGGCTCGTAGGTGCTGAAACTGGTGACAATGCCTGATTCACCGCGATCAAACGGGTCGCAGTTTTGATGGTGCCTGCACCGCTAATCTCACCGGTAACCCCCAAATGACCGAGCAGGGACTGACTGCCGTTCACCTGAAGGCTTCCCATAATAGTCTGACTACCATTTAATTGCAAGTTTGAATCGATAGTCTCATTCCCGTTGACATGCAGATCATTTTGAATGGTCTGACTTCCTGTAACAAGAATATTATCGAAGGTTGGCAAGACGATCATCCCTTTCAGGTTTTATAGTATATCTTATGTTAGACAAGACAATCCGGTCATAGATAGATATACATCTTTTACTAAATCCGCTTTTTCCTTCAAGATTCAGATTAATGGTCTTATACCTAAAGTCAAATGAACCCCCTACACATATAATGATTAGCAAGACTAGGTGCTAGAGCGAACGACTGGCTCCAATGAATACAGGAGGAATTATGAAGAAGACAGCTACTAGGCTCACTCCTCAAAGGATCTCAACTCACGAAGTCTCCATCAGCCAAGTTCATCAATCGCAACACCATAATCTCATTCTCGAGAACTCTTACAGAGCGGAAACCATAATACGGGAACTAAAGCAATTAAGAGTATTGCTTCTGGTCCCCTCAGAGATAAGTGATAAAATGCCTAATGTACGAC
This genomic stretch from Paenibacillus sp. FSL H7-0737 harbors:
- a CDS encoding ACT domain-containing protein, whose product is MKGIITVLGKDKVGIIAKVCTYLAEHNLNILDISQTIVQDYFNMMMIVDISGATKAFEDIVEDLHLIGEAIGVEIKLQHEDIFNIMHRI
- a CDS encoding PFL family protein, translating into MSLVEVQETNKMIREMNLDVRTITMGISLMDCAHTDMRTFNQNVYDKITRSAEKLVKTGEDLERQFGVPIVNKRISVTPIAIAAGAVKTDTYVPVAEILDKAAKEVGVNFIGGFSALVQKGCTKGDRILIDSIPEALAVTERVCSSVNVGSSRSGINMDAVKLMGDIIIQTAERTKDRDSIGCAKLVVFCNAVEDNPFMAGAFHGVGERECVINVGVSGPGVIKRALEEVKGQDFETLCETIKRTAFKVTRVGQLVAQEASKRMNVPFGIIDLSLAPTPEIGDSIAEIFQVMGLEEAGAPGTTAALAILNDNVKKGGVMASSYVGGLSGAFIPVSEDHGMIQAVQRGALTLEKLEAMTCVCSVGLDMIAIPGSTTKETISGIIADEAAIGMVNNKTTAVRVIPVIGKDVGEIVEFGGLLGYAPVMAVNGFNCANFINRGGRIPAPIHSFKN